The DNA region AGGCCGCCCGGCACGGCCTGGTGAAGACCGCCCGCGCCACCGACTTCGGCGCCACCCAGCTGTGGACCCGGGTCAACAGCCTCGACTCGCCCTGGGCGCTGGACGACCTGGTCACCCTGGTCACCGAGATCGGCGACAAGCTCGACGTGGTCATGGTGCCCAAGGTCGAGGGCGCGCAGGACATCCACTACGTGGACCGGCTGCTCGCCCAGCTGGAGGCCAGGGCCCGGCTGACCCGGCCGATCCTGGTGCACGCCATCCTGGAGACCGCGGCCGGCGTGGCGAACGTCGAGGAGATCGCCGGGGCCAGCCCCCGGATGCAGGGCATCTCGCTCGGTCCCGCCGACCTCGCCGCCGACCGCCGGATGAAGACCACCCGGGTCGGCGGCGGCCACCCCGGCTACCTGGTCCGCGCCGACCCCGGCCCGGCCGGCTCCGGCGACCCGGACCGGCCCGCGTACCAGCAGGACCTGTGGCACTACACCATCGCGAGGATGGTCGACGCGTGTGCGGCGCACGGCATCCTCCCGTACTACGGGCCCTTCGGGGACATCGGGGACGTCACCGCGTGCGAGGACCAGTTCCGCAACGCGTTCCTGC from Actinacidiphila sp. DG2A-62 includes:
- a CDS encoding HpcH/HpaI aldolase/citrate lyase family protein, translated to MRSAKDFFRPLAVGAPAPVREVPFRPSRMIHFFDPGNEKMAAKVPALVPRVDVLLGNLEDAVAADRKEAARHGLVKTARATDFGATQLWTRVNSLDSPWALDDLVTLVTEIGDKLDVVMVPKVEGAQDIHYVDRLLAQLEARARLTRPILVHAILETAAGVANVEEIAGASPRMQGISLGPADLAADRRMKTTRVGGGHPGYLVRADPGPAGSGDPDRPAYQQDLWHYTIARMVDACAAHGILPYYGPFGDIGDVTACEDQFRNAFLLGCVGAWSLHPVQIDIARKVFSPSPEDVAWAHRVIEAMGDGTGAVMIDGKMQDDATYKQCRVVAELADALAARDPELAERYRAARAASADAEGEGR